aacaatatcGAGAGTATAATGAATTTCAAATAtgatagaaaacaaagaagataaGGATATGTTATGGATTCCTGCGACTGCTTCGTAAATATTGGAAGTTTACAGATGTTTTCGGTTTCGATTTATATCGAATTGATTCTATTCTCCGTTTTGTATGCCCTTCTAGATCCGATATCggtatatttaacaaaaatattctggataaatatattttttcattaacgaaaatatttaaacttaatttatggtctaattcattaaatttatccAGTTCGATATGTGTAGCAATTATTCCTCTATCAATCTCATCATCCTTAATAAAGCCCTATGGTTCGCAGATAATAAAGAGGGCCTAACCCGCGGTGAAATTGATGTTGTCCTAGCGGCAAGAAAATCTATCATCCAGTTTGATAGCAAACTTTGGATTCGTCAAGATGAACCCGATTGCTTCACTATCCCTATGAGAAGTAGCGATACAGCACAGGTTTCGGATTTGGTcagatttcatattttatctgAACTAGTAGACCGATTTCCTTATATACGCGGTGGTTTGTATCATGATGACTGTCTCCTTTATCTACAAAATACCTCTAATCAAAAACTTAAACGAAATTTAGTCAAATTCTTTAGTAATTTGGGCCAAAGTATTTCCTTCGATGATGAGAGAAATAAGGTTAACTTCCTCGATCTTACTCTAAACTTACATACGGCCTTGTATTTCCCACGCCATAAACCTTCAGCTAACCTGAAATACATCAGTATCTTTAGTAACCGCCATATAACAAGAAATTTGGTTAAAAACATATCAGTTAGAAAATCTAAATTATCCGCCAACGAAACCGTTTTCAATAGTCACACTGATTTTTATAACTCCgctttatataagaaacaaattaaatattataaccaAGTTGGCCATAACTATACTAATAAccacaacaatagtaataacgatATCAACAGTAATagacacaataacaacaagagtACTTATATTGTTCCTCCCATACTCGATAATCCAAATAATTCACAATTTCATCGAAATATCCATAGTCCTTACCTTTGTAATCcccaaaataaacaatcaaaggGAAGTAACTATGCTTCTATAACCTTTTTACGCTACCTTAAAAATAATACTaagttttttaataataaatctcGCGAAGAAAAACGCAACCCTAATAAAAATATCGATATTTCgagttttttttactcttgtcaatgagatgtacccAAGAAAGGCAACCCTAATAAAAATATAcggaaaacaagtaaaagtaaccTTCCCCTCTTATTTCAACAATTTATACAAAGGAACTTCTCCATTAATTCAAGGTACCACTCAATTTTCAACACACACCGTAGCAGAATAGGTTTCTCTAACACCAACAATATCTCACGAATTATATTATCACATAACAGCCGTAATCTAAAAGGTAACAATGTCTCTCCTAATAACTCTAATAACTTTAATAACATTACAATAATATTAACGATAATCTCtccttaaataataatatcaatgaaacTAGGCTTTGAAACTGTGGCACTAATAAAACGTGTGTCCTAAATGGAAACTGCCGTATTAAAATACTGTGTACCAATGCAAAATTACTTCTGGTACCAGAGAAATCTTTTATGTAGGATTATTTTCTACGGATTTGAAATCCAGTCTGGCGAACCACTTCTCTACCTCCAAATATAATCGTAAGCGTAATCCCACGGGACTTAGTGAACTAATCTGGCATCTTAAAGACTCTAATAGACTCTTtctttatacgcatacatatgttgcgtgtgtgtgtgtgtgtgtgtgtgtgtgtgtgtgtgtacatatgcatagatatacgtcACATTTTGTGGGGTTtcttatatctgttaaaatgtctatTTGTTAAGCACTGTTGTTTATATCCTCCCTGGTGACATTGATGCATTGCTCCAAATTATTCATCCTGTCGGATGTATTTTGAATGCAtccatcgaaacatatgtcgatgatatgaagatataaatgatttaatatcCTCTTGAGTATTTGTCGcctttttcaatttttcctatTCTCTCCTAAATACGACTCGCTTATCCCCAGAATCAAATGCCACACGTCTGACTATTGTTTCTTGGGACACTTAAGCAACATTTAGCTACCTTATAATTGTTCCCCTGGAACTTTCCTATAaattgtacacttatatatatatacatacatacatatatgcacacatacatttagttTAGTTGAAATAAGTTTGTTACATATTTCATTGTGTTTGTACATCCTGATCCCAAGATATTCTCAGCATTGTCATAGAATCTTTGTTTAACGTCTGACTCTGCACCATCAGCTGAATAATGTGCTTAATCTTCGCAGAAAGATGTAAGAATTGCTGGGAGTCAGAGTTTATTTATTTTCGACTAATTTTCGAAACTTCATCTTATTTGTTTAAATCTTTTAACCTTGTAATCTTTTCCTAACAACAGGTTTTGGCTTTACTCCTACTAAATAATTATCTCGGCCAACACCTAATCCCTGAAAATATTTAACAGTAGAATGACAACAAATAGAATATTAACCTATTGCATCAAAGTCAATAAATTGATTCACTTTTGGACCGAAGGTGTGTTCAGGTAAATTCACACTTGAGTTTCTGGTCAAACTGGATTTCCCATCACAGGACTGAGCTTGGAACATAGCTGCATCATGTGTGGGCTGCTGCTATTAATTTAACTCATGTCTAAGACTCCCAAATTAGACTATGTATTCCAGTAGCAACCTACTATGACATCACATTGCAGGAATTTGTTACCGTCCTCTCGAAACATTCACACTGTCTTTGCTTGAATGAGATCTTATTTGTCCTGCATGATTCTTCATTCATGAGATTATATCTCCTTCCCATTCCGAGTTGGTTCTAAACAATTACTTCACAAGACATGGAAGTGGAGATCATTTCAACACgtcaaaaatttatattttgtgacaTTTAATATACCCTTGCTTGCTTCTTTTGTCAAATACATGCATTTGGCACTTATGCTTTTTCTCTTAAATCCTTTGGCATTTATTTGTGCAAATCACCGTATCCACAACTgtactttattattgttttctagaTGTACAAGTGTTCATGCTGCTGAAGATGAAGTTGGACAAGTACTGATGACGTCTAATGAGGCAGGAACATGAGTACATCGATGACATTTGTTTCCATACAATCACAACCGATATTTTCTCAATGTCATGTTGGTTTTGGAAAAACCTTGATTACTGAGATTATCTCTCATTCCAACTTCCAGCAAATTATAACTCCATTGAAGGTAGAGATACTTAGGTTCCTATAGTGTCATTGGTGACGAATATGGTTATTCAGAgaagatcagaagagattctacaaagaaataaatggagagtgtgcagatgaaaagttgataccagataacatcgaaagtcaaaggttttggagtgacatttggagcaaagacaaggagcacaagaaggatacTGAATGGTTGTAAGAgatgaaacaaacagtagtctgtccacaacaagcagaactagtcatttcagttagggaagtgaaggaaatcagcaaaacaaTGGACAACTGGAAGGCCTCTTGACCAGATGGatttcaaggctactggatcaaaagatttggtgaaagTCATGcacacgaatagctgcgcaactcaacaccttatTAAATGCCGATCTAGTAACAGCAGTgtggttgacaatgggtaggacagtggtgtgcctgaaaaacattgaaaaaggcaatacggtagacaataacaggccgatatcctgtttgccacttatgtggaagttattgactggaaaattcgcagagtcaatgtacgaacatttGGTAAAAGAATGGaatcctgccacatgagcagaagggttgcaagcgcaagtgcagaggtaccaaggaggTACCTCCTAATTTctataaaggaagaaagaaaagtcgatagatatgacaggttagcttgggaagttaagcagtttgtggtcgatgaaaaaggtagaagtagtaccaataattgtccgagccctgggaacagtgagcagaAATATTGAGaggtacgtggaacaaataggggctgtaataagggcggagtacttgcagaaaacagcactgcctggaaccgctcgaatactccagaaggtgctcgaaaaataagaggtgttaccttagtttactggtagtgaacagctgacgctGTAATACGTTTCCAacgatagaagctgtgcaaaggcaataataataataataataatgataataataataataataataataataataataataataataataataataataataataataagtttgtttttagccttcatttattcctaggtatgaCACTTTATCAAAACTTTCCGCTGCATGAAAGTAATGAATGATAGAATTAACCCATGCAATAGCGTAAATGAGGACGGTATTACAGGTGCACTGTGGGTGAGCAACGCAGGCCCGGTCGTCATTATATGGCTGCTAGAACTAAATGGACTAAGATGAGGAATATAGCTGTCATATTTTGGGATTTGTACTTGAATATTGAATGCCTCTCACGATAAtaaacaaccaagtatcaaagctttaTGATGGGCCGAaggagaccctgtgagacctctgacaataggctgctgtccgctctcacaaaAGCAACCAGAACAAACGAGATCGAATGTGCTGagaaaacaacgacaacaacaacaacaataataattccttctacggcaagcacaaggcctcaaatttgggggaaggggattaagtcgattacatcgattgctggtacttatttaatcggctccgcaaggatgaaaggcaaagtcgacctcggtggaatttgaactcagaacgtagtgacaggcgaaataccgctaagcattttcccggcgtgctaacgattctgccagctcaccgcctttataacaacaacaacaataataatggtaacacgAAATTTAATGCGAATTGTTAATACCTAATGCAGTTTTTAATTTTATGCAGAACGTTATTTCGAATAAACACCAATTAGGAACTTTATGTATGGCAATAACATTACTCCTATTTCAGAATATAGTGACTCCCACTATTTTCCAAAGTTTAATTGCTGTAGAGCCCTTTGCGGGAATCTGATGGGCATTAATTAGAGCATATTACAGAGAAAATTATGTATGACAAAGCTCCCTGTTGAATCAATGAAGTAAAAGTGATCGGGGCCAAATAGATTCCTgctgaatatattaatattaactgTTAGATAGCATGACATCTGTTTCAACGGTGACGCTTAGTGTTTCTGTTCTGTTAGCTGTGGCTTCAGCAAAGACGCTAATGAACAAATGCATGATACCCAATCGCAACACTATCGCCAAGATACTGTTTGTTTAATCTAAGGATATAATTACTGCGAGTTCATCTTACGTGAATCGGATTTTGACACAGAGCAACAGAGCAAAGCACAATTATCGATTTGTTAAAAGACCAGTAACAAGTTATAAAGGTGGGGGTGCGGTTTAATTTATTCTGTGACTTGATCGTTTTGATTGGATTAATTATTCTGTGGCATGTTAAGAGATATTTATAACAATTAGGATGcgataaagaaaacagaagaataattagtttttattttgatGGCTGTTGACTGTTTTCACctttctgattttatttatttattttttttatttcggaACATCATGTGTGCTTTTCGGAAGAAAGACAATTACCGCACCTAGCTTAAAAGTACTAGACACGTATTTTGTCCCTTAAGGTGTTAGACTCACAGTAAAATACACGAATAAAagatcatatttacatatatggaaTTCTTCATTATATTGACCTGGCCTACAAGTTCTCTAAATTACTCTGCTATATCCAACATAATTAAGATCACCCACTTCTATATTTTGAcaacagagaaaaattatatGCGTAGTCATTTCAGTGTATTTGAAAGCTTAACACtgatggaaataaatattttccttaaaaTATGCACTCAGCAGCGTTGCGAGGGAAAAGTACAGGAAATGCAAATTTGCATATCCATATTCCAAGAGAGCAATGTTTTTTTAGACTTTAGTA
The genomic region above belongs to Octopus bimaculoides isolate UCB-OBI-ISO-001 chromosome 2, ASM119413v2, whole genome shotgun sequence and contains:
- the LOC106876078 gene encoding GATA zinc finger domain-containing protein 4-like, whose product is MCSNYSSINLIILNKALWFADNKEGLTRGEIDVVLAARKSIIQFDSKLWIRQDEPDCFTIPMRSSDTAQVSDLVRFHILSELVDRFPYIRGGLYHDDCLLYLQNTSNQKLKRNLVKFFSNLGQSISFDDERNKVNFLDLTLNLHTALYFPRHKPSANLKYISIFSNRHITRNLVKNISVRKSKLSANETVFNSHTDFYNSALYKKQIKYYNQVGHNYTNNHNNSNNDINSNRHNNNKSTYIVPPILDNPNNSQFHRNIHSPYLCNPQNKQSKGSNYASITFLRYLKNNTKFFNNKSREEKRNPNKNIDISSFFYSCQ